A window of Streptomyces marispadix contains these coding sequences:
- a CDS encoding tryptophan 2,3-dioxygenase family protein, producing MSHDVEDPAAGTQAPDLDFEGTTPYEDYVQADVLTHLQHPLSEDPGEMAFLVTTQVMELWFTVVVHEWETAAKSLRKDELQGALAALKRSTYELRSLNASWEPLAHLTPAQFNAYRSALGEGSGFQSAMYRRMEFLLGEKSASMLVPHRGAPRVHDELEKALHEPGLYDEVLRYLARRGEDVPREVLTRDVSEPYRPHPGVEAVWVAAYARQESGGAGAESGEDDVVRLGEALTEVAELVWRWRNDHLVATRRAMGAKVGTGGSAGVAWLEKRAAKNVFPELWTARSHV from the coding sequence ATGTCGCACGACGTCGAAGACCCCGCGGCCGGTACGCAGGCACCCGATCTGGACTTCGAAGGCACCACTCCGTACGAGGACTATGTGCAGGCCGACGTCCTCACGCATCTTCAGCATCCGCTGTCCGAGGACCCCGGCGAGATGGCGTTCCTCGTCACCACGCAGGTGATGGAGCTGTGGTTCACGGTCGTCGTGCACGAGTGGGAGACCGCCGCGAAGTCGCTGCGCAAGGACGAACTCCAAGGCGCCCTGGCCGCGTTGAAGCGCTCCACCTACGAACTGCGGTCGCTGAACGCGTCCTGGGAGCCGCTCGCGCATCTGACGCCGGCGCAGTTCAACGCGTACCGGTCGGCGCTGGGGGAGGGTTCGGGCTTCCAGTCCGCGATGTACCGGCGGATGGAGTTCCTGCTGGGGGAGAAGTCGGCGTCGATGCTCGTGCCGCACCGCGGAGCGCCGCGTGTGCACGACGAGTTGGAGAAGGCGCTGCACGAACCGGGCCTGTACGACGAGGTGTTGCGCTACCTGGCCCGGCGCGGCGAGGACGTGCCGCGGGAGGTGCTGACGAGGGACGTCTCGGAGCCGTACCGGCCGCACCCCGGGGTCGAGGCCGTGTGGGTCGCGGCGTACGCACGGCAGGAGAGCGGCGGCGCCGGCGCGGAGTCCGGCGAGGACGACGTCGTACGGCTCGGCGAGGCGCTGACTGAGGTCGCGGAGCTGGTGTGGCGCTGGCGCAACGACCATCTCGTCGCCACCAGGCGGGCGATGGGCGCCAAGGTCGGCACGGGCGGCTCGGCCGGTGTGGCCTGGCTGGAGAAGCGTGCCGCGAAGAACGTCTTCCCCGAGCTGTGGACGGCGCGCAGCCATGTCTGA
- a CDS encoding ABC transporter permease gives MAAQAGQATAGAPAGTAPAGPSAEGTRPHGPRGSLAGTGVLIRFALRRDRVRIPAWIAALALVGLSTVGKLEGLYPDAADRASVAKTMGSPAALAMTGPRHYLEGGYNLGAMLSHQVIGFYGVLAALMSVLTVVRHTRAEEESGRAELLRSTVVGRHAALTAALTVTVGASLLLGGLLALGLGSSGIEGVNWEGSLLYGAAFAGLGAVFAGVAAITVQITGHTRGASGMALGVLGLAYVLRAAGDVGDGTLSWLSPIGWAQRSYPFVDDLWWPLLPMAATALVACGAGYVLSVRRDVGEGLRNPRPGRRTASAALTRPFGFALRLHRGTVAGFGTALFLLGTMYGSLLGDVDDMLKDVHVMDEALAKTGGSSFVESFASIVMIVNAVIAAVYVVMAALRSRSEESAGRAEPLLATGLSRTRWVWSHLSVTLAGGTFTLLLAGLGFGIAGAASTGDGGLVLSLAGAALAYAPALWVTAGVVAVLFGWLPRFTAAAWAVPAYAFLVGYLGQILQFPDWMNDLSPFGHVPQLPAKDLDWMPLAVLTAVAAVLIAVGLAGFRRRDLETK, from the coding sequence ATGGCCGCCCAGGCAGGCCAGGCCACCGCGGGCGCCCCGGCCGGCACGGCCCCGGCAGGTCCGTCCGCTGAGGGGACTCGTCCGCACGGCCCCCGCGGTTCGCTGGCCGGCACCGGCGTACTGATCCGGTTCGCGCTGCGCCGCGACCGCGTACGCATCCCCGCGTGGATCGCCGCGCTCGCGCTCGTCGGGCTCTCCACCGTCGGCAAGCTCGAAGGGCTCTACCCGGACGCGGCCGACCGGGCCTCCGTCGCGAAGACCATGGGCAGCCCGGCCGCGCTCGCCATGACCGGGCCCCGCCACTACCTCGAAGGCGGCTACAACCTCGGCGCGATGCTCAGCCACCAGGTGATCGGCTTCTACGGGGTGCTCGCCGCGCTGATGAGCGTGCTGACCGTCGTACGCCACACGAGGGCGGAGGAGGAGAGCGGGCGTGCGGAGCTGCTGCGTTCGACCGTCGTGGGGCGCCATGCCGCGCTGACCGCCGCGCTCACCGTGACCGTCGGCGCCTCGCTGCTGCTCGGCGGGCTGCTCGCGCTCGGCCTGGGCAGCTCCGGGATCGAGGGCGTGAACTGGGAGGGGTCGCTGCTGTACGGGGCGGCGTTCGCCGGGCTCGGCGCCGTCTTCGCCGGGGTCGCGGCCATCACCGTGCAGATCACCGGGCACACGAGGGGCGCCTCCGGGATGGCTCTTGGCGTGCTCGGGCTCGCCTACGTACTGCGTGCCGCGGGCGACGTCGGCGACGGTACGCTCTCCTGGCTGTCGCCGATCGGCTGGGCGCAGCGCAGCTACCCCTTCGTCGACGACCTGTGGTGGCCGCTGCTGCCGATGGCGGCGACCGCGCTCGTGGCGTGCGGCGCGGGTTATGTGCTCAGCGTGCGGCGCGACGTGGGAGAGGGCCTGCGCAATCCGCGCCCCGGGCGGCGCACGGCGTCGGCCGCGCTGACGCGCCCCTTCGGCTTCGCGCTTCGCCTGCACCGCGGCACCGTCGCGGGCTTCGGCACAGCCCTCTTCCTGCTCGGGACGATGTACGGGTCGCTCCTCGGCGACGTCGACGACATGCTGAAGGACGTCCACGTCATGGACGAGGCGCTGGCGAAGACCGGCGGCTCGTCGTTCGTGGAGTCCTTCGCCTCCATCGTCATGATCGTCAACGCGGTGATCGCCGCCGTCTACGTGGTGATGGCGGCGCTGCGCTCCCGTTCCGAGGAGAGCGCGGGGCGGGCCGAACCGCTGCTGGCCACCGGCCTGTCCCGTACGCGGTGGGTCTGGAGCCACCTGTCGGTGACGCTCGCGGGCGGCACGTTCACGCTGCTGCTGGCCGGGCTGGGCTTCGGCATCGCGGGCGCCGCGTCCACGGGCGACGGCGGGCTGGTGCTGTCGCTCGCCGGTGCGGCACTGGCGTACGCACCGGCCCTGTGGGTCACGGCGGGCGTCGTGGCGGTGCTCTTCGGGTGGCTGCCGCGGTTCACGGCGGCGGCGTGGGCCGTACCCGCGTATGCGTTCCTCGTCGGATACCTGGGGCAGATCCTCCAGTTCCCGGACTGGATGAACGACCTCTCCCCGTTCGGGCACGTGCCGCAGCTTCCCGCCAAGGACCTGGACTGGATGCCGCTGGCCGTGCTCACGGCGGTCGCTGCCGTGCTGATCGCGGTGGGGCTGGCCGGGTTCAGGCGCAGGGACCTGGAGACGAAGTAG
- a CDS encoding ABC transporter ATP-binding protein has product MDTSATAISVSGLVKTFGWLRALDGLDLEVRTGEVHGFLGPNGAGKSTTIRVLLGLLRADAGNARLLGHDPWEDAVSLHRRLAYVPGDVELWPALTGGEAIDLLARLRGGLDTARRDELIERFDLDPTKKGRTYSKGNRQKVAIIAALASDAELLLLDEPTAGLDPLMEVVFQDVIFQAKAAGKTVLLSSHILAQVEKLADRVSIIRLGKIVQSGTLSDMRHLTRTTIEAETERPVAGLDALPGVHNVRTDAGRVHFAVDGAHLDGAVRHLSTLGIRSLTSHPPTLEELMLRHYGDELAANGHGVNGSVGAA; this is encoded by the coding sequence ATGGACACATCCGCCACCGCGATCTCGGTATCCGGTCTCGTGAAGACCTTCGGCTGGCTCCGCGCACTCGACGGCCTCGATCTCGAAGTCCGCACCGGCGAGGTGCACGGCTTCCTCGGACCCAACGGGGCCGGCAAGTCGACCACCATCCGCGTACTGCTCGGGCTGCTGCGCGCCGACGCCGGCAACGCACGGCTCCTCGGCCACGACCCGTGGGAGGACGCCGTCTCCCTGCACCGCAGGCTCGCCTACGTACCGGGCGACGTGGAGCTGTGGCCCGCGCTCACCGGCGGAGAGGCGATCGACCTGCTCGCGCGTCTGCGGGGCGGCCTCGACACCGCGCGCCGCGACGAGCTGATCGAGCGCTTCGACCTCGACCCGACGAAGAAGGGCCGGACCTACTCCAAGGGCAACCGGCAGAAGGTCGCCATCATCGCCGCCCTCGCCTCCGACGCCGAGCTGCTGCTGCTCGACGAACCCACCGCGGGACTCGACCCGTTGATGGAGGTCGTCTTCCAGGACGTCATCTTCCAGGCGAAGGCCGCGGGCAAGACCGTGCTGCTCTCCAGCCACATCCTCGCCCAGGTCGAGAAGCTGGCCGACCGCGTGAGCATCATCCGCCTCGGCAAGATCGTGCAGTCCGGGACGCTCAGCGACATGCGCCATCTGACGCGTACGACGATCGAGGCGGAGACCGAGCGCCCCGTCGCCGGGCTCGACGCGCTGCCGGGAGTGCACAACGTACGTACCGACGCCGGCCGCGTGCACTTCGCCGTGGACGGTGCCCACCTCGACGGTGCCGTCCGCCACCTCAGCACGCTCGGCATCCGCAGCCTCACCAGCCATCCGCCCACGCTGGAGGAGCTGATGCTGCGGCACTACGGTGACGAGCTGGCGGCCAACGGCCACGGCGTCAACGGGTCCGTGGGAGCCGCGTGA
- a CDS encoding adenylosuccinate synthase gives MPALVLLGAQWGDEGKGKATDLLGGSVDYVVRYQGGNNAGHTVVVGDQKYALHLLPSGILSPGCVPVIGNGVVVDPSVLLSELSGLNERGVDTSRLLLSGNAHLITPYHTEVDKVTERFLGKRKIGTTGRGIGPAYADKINRVGIRVQDLFDESILTQKVEAALDFKNQVLAKLYNRRAVRTEQIVEELLGYADELRGYVADTTLILNNAVDEGKVVLFEGGQGTLLDVDHGTYPFVTSSNPTAGGACTGAGVGPTKISRVIGILKAYTTRVGAGPFPTELLDADGESLREIGGERGVTTGRDRRCGWFDAVIARYATRVNGLTDFFLTKLDVLTGWERIPVCVGYEIEGRRTDELPFSQSDFHHAKPVYEFLPGWSEDITKAKSFSDLPKNAQGYVKALEEMSGAPISAIGVGPGRDETIQINPFL, from the coding sequence GTGCCCGCACTCGTGCTGCTCGGTGCTCAGTGGGGTGACGAGGGCAAAGGGAAGGCCACCGACCTCCTCGGCGGATCGGTGGACTACGTGGTGCGTTACCAGGGCGGCAACAACGCCGGCCACACGGTCGTCGTCGGCGACCAGAAGTACGCGCTGCACCTGCTGCCTTCGGGCATCCTCTCCCCGGGCTGCGTCCCCGTGATCGGCAACGGCGTCGTCGTCGACCCGTCGGTCCTGCTCTCCGAGCTGAGCGGGCTGAACGAGCGCGGCGTCGACACCTCCCGCCTCCTGCTCAGCGGCAACGCACACCTGATCACGCCGTACCACACCGAGGTCGACAAGGTGACGGAACGGTTCCTCGGCAAGCGGAAGATCGGCACCACGGGGCGCGGCATCGGGCCCGCCTACGCCGACAAGATCAACCGGGTGGGCATCCGCGTCCAGGACCTCTTCGACGAGTCGATCCTGACGCAGAAGGTCGAGGCCGCCCTCGACTTCAAGAACCAGGTCCTAGCCAAGCTCTACAACCGCCGCGCCGTGCGCACCGAGCAGATCGTCGAGGAACTGCTCGGCTACGCCGACGAGTTGCGCGGCTACGTCGCCGACACCACCCTGATCCTCAACAACGCCGTCGACGAGGGCAAGGTGGTCCTCTTCGAGGGCGGCCAGGGCACGCTGCTCGACGTCGACCACGGCACCTATCCCTTCGTGACCTCCTCCAACCCCACGGCGGGCGGCGCCTGCACGGGCGCGGGCGTCGGCCCCACGAAGATCAGCCGCGTCATCGGCATCCTCAAGGCGTACACGACCCGCGTGGGCGCCGGGCCCTTCCCCACCGAACTCCTCGACGCCGACGGCGAGTCGCTGCGCGAGATCGGCGGCGAACGCGGCGTCACCACGGGCCGCGACCGCCGCTGCGGCTGGTTCGACGCGGTCATCGCCCGCTACGCGACCCGCGTCAACGGACTGACCGACTTCTTCCTCACCAAGCTCGACGTACTGACCGGCTGGGAGCGCATCCCCGTCTGCGTCGGCTATGAGATCGAGGGCCGCCGCACCGACGAACTCCCCTTCAGCCAGAGCGACTTCCACCACGCCAAGCCGGTGTACGAGTTCCTGCCGGGCTGGTCGGAGGACATCACCAAGGCGAAGTCCTTCAGCGACCTCCCGAAGAACGCACAGGGCTATGTGAAGGCACTGGAGGAGATGTCCGGGGCTCCGATCTCCGCGATCGGGGTCGGACCCGGCCGTGACGAGACGATCCAGATCAACCCCTTCTTGTAA
- a CDS encoding diacylglycerol kinase produces MSAPDPAGTSQPSLLMVIDPAAKLWDGESVRIARDVLCAGAPGVKLCLPDGPEETERALARRGSRRPVVVGDDRALLRAVRLLHRERELEEAVLSVVPVGAAETTAVTCGLGVPADAVSAARTVLDGVRQRLGLLIDDSGGVVLGGIRIPGQPSGPEDAGRGGALRAKAALSRACRPRAAAQRLRVEADGELLADLDRPVREVSVSSPGSSHLPSGGVPSLAQVTVRPEGRDRAGLVRARAKAVTVSGPDFRYRADALVGGPVRVRTWTALAGAWSLTLPA; encoded by the coding sequence GTGTCGGCTCCAGACCCCGCGGGGACCTCGCAGCCCTCGCTGCTCATGGTCATCGACCCCGCTGCCAAGCTGTGGGACGGGGAATCCGTGCGCATCGCGCGTGACGTGCTGTGCGCGGGCGCACCGGGCGTGAAGCTGTGCCTGCCGGACGGGCCGGAGGAGACCGAGCGCGCCCTGGCACGCCGCGGCAGCCGCCGCCCGGTGGTGGTGGGCGACGACAGGGCGCTGCTGAGAGCCGTCCGACTGCTGCACAGAGAGCGGGAGTTGGAGGAGGCGGTGCTGTCGGTGGTCCCGGTGGGCGCGGCGGAGACCACCGCGGTCACCTGCGGACTGGGCGTTCCCGCGGACGCGGTCTCCGCGGCCCGTACCGTGCTCGACGGTGTACGGCAGCGGCTCGGCCTGCTCATAGACGACAGCGGCGGCGTGGTGCTGGGCGGCATCCGCATCCCGGGGCAGCCGAGCGGGCCCGAAGACGCGGGCCGCGGCGGTGCGTTGAGGGCGAAGGCGGCGCTGTCGCGTGCGTGCCGGCCGAGGGCCGCCGCTCAGCGGCTCCGGGTCGAGGCGGACGGCGAGCTGCTGGCCGATCTGGACCGGCCGGTGCGGGAGGTGTCGGTGAGTTCGCCCGGCTCCTCTCATCTGCCGAGCGGGGGTGTGCCGAGCCTGGCCCAGGTGACCGTGCGGCCCGAGGGGCGGGACCGTGCCGGTCTGGTGCGGGCCCGTGCGAAGGCGGTGACGGTGTCGGGCCCGGACTTCCGCTACCGTGCGGACGCCCTGGTGGGCGGGCCTGTGCGGGTACGTACGTGGACCGCGCTGGCGGGGGCGTGGAGCCTCACGCTTCCCGCCTGA
- a CDS encoding cupin domain-containing protein encodes MPDQPQPSPSHSPAASTSPSPSPLIEALGLQPHPEGGWFRETWRSDVVVRPDGYDGERASATAIYFLLGPGDESRWHVVRSAEIWLWHSGSPLLLHLGGDGERPSAEPRTLTLGPDVATGHLPQAVVPPGAWQSARPRDRDGETLVSCVVSPGFDFADFRMLP; translated from the coding sequence ATGCCTGATCAGCCCCAGCCCTCCCCGTCCCACTCTCCCGCCGCCTCAACGTCCCCGTCCCCGTCTCCGCTGATCGAAGCGCTCGGGCTGCAACCGCACCCGGAGGGCGGCTGGTTCCGCGAGACGTGGCGCAGCGATGTCGTGGTGCGCCCCGACGGGTACGACGGTGAGAGGGCGAGCGCCACCGCGATCTACTTCCTCCTCGGTCCGGGGGACGAGTCGCGCTGGCACGTCGTACGGTCCGCCGAGATCTGGCTGTGGCACTCCGGATCGCCGCTCCTCCTCCACCTCGGCGGCGACGGCGAGCGGCCGAGCGCCGAGCCGCGGACGCTGACCCTCGGCCCGGATGTCGCAACCGGCCATCTGCCGCAGGCAGTTGTGCCGCCCGGGGCCTGGCAGAGCGCCCGTCCCCGGGACCGCGACGGGGAGACCCTGGTCAGCTGCGTCGTCTCGCCCGGCTTCGACTTCGCCGACTTCCGCATGCTGCCGTGA
- a CDS encoding serine/threonine-protein kinase, which translates to MADLAADDPQTIGRYRLLSRLGSGGMGRVYLARSEGGRTVAVKLIKAELAAEAEFRSRFRLEVEAARRVGERWTAPVLDADTEAENPWVATGYIAGPSLEQVVSSRTQAGDGPLPENTIRTLAYGLSSALLDIHGAGVVHRDLKPSNVLVTIDGPRVIDFGIARALDALPDSTVTGTGVVVGSPSYMSPEQIRAQQVTPASDVFCMGSVLAYAATGRTPFGSEGGGIHAVMFNIASAEPDLEGVEEPLRGLIASCLAKDPAERPAPEDVIAGVQPISTGTASAPWLPAALIAELGRHAVQLLDTDTPPSGSGAPDVPGGEDATEARTPAAPAQQAAPAHQSGAAAPEAGPSVAGAAPAPVRRPRRRLAIGALAAVVVAGVAFVASGAELPLLDSEKSGNKTESSDIPESYVGTWSGRVERDGEPTGQYRRFVVSHGKVGEVVANSISLGENYECKSDGKLVAAGDSLELDTKVVKSVPEDKCSALGSHKLTAGPGGSTLEWEAAGRTATLHRVAEPERLPKEYLGEWQRPLPAGGTQRLTVEQVRTGSMSVGMVSEATDEHCEAKADLFSVGGGGEAVRIGPPTVDKTASTGTCATGDSSSLSVEDGRLVRTFPNGGKFSYTRLN; encoded by the coding sequence ATGGCAGATCTGGCTGCGGACGATCCGCAGACCATCGGCCGCTACCGGCTGCTCAGCAGGCTCGGCTCCGGCGGCATGGGCCGTGTCTATCTGGCCCGTTCCGAGGGCGGACGTACGGTCGCCGTGAAGCTGATCAAGGCCGAGCTGGCGGCCGAGGCGGAGTTCCGCTCCCGCTTCCGGCTGGAGGTGGAGGCCGCCCGCCGTGTGGGGGAGCGCTGGACGGCGCCGGTGCTGGACGCCGACACCGAGGCCGAGAACCCCTGGGTCGCCACCGGCTACATCGCGGGCCCCTCCCTGGAACAGGTGGTCTCCAGCCGTACGCAGGCCGGGGACGGCCCCCTCCCCGAGAACACCATCCGCACGCTCGCCTACGGACTCTCCAGCGCGCTGCTCGACATCCACGGCGCCGGTGTGGTCCACCGCGATCTGAAGCCGTCGAACGTCCTGGTCACCATCGACGGGCCGCGCGTCATCGACTTCGGCATCGCCCGTGCGCTGGACGCCCTTCCCGACTCGACGGTGACCGGCACCGGGGTCGTCGTGGGCTCCCCCAGCTATATGTCGCCCGAGCAGATAAGGGCACAGCAGGTCACTCCGGCCAGCGACGTCTTCTGCATGGGCTCGGTGCTCGCATACGCGGCCACCGGCCGTACGCCCTTCGGAAGCGAGGGCGGCGGTATTCACGCGGTGATGTTCAACATCGCCTCCGCCGAGCCCGATCTGGAGGGGGTCGAGGAGCCCCTGCGCGGGCTGATCGCCTCGTGCCTCGCGAAGGACCCGGCCGAGCGCCCGGCGCCCGAGGACGTCATCGCGGGCGTGCAGCCCATCTCGACCGGTACGGCCTCGGCGCCGTGGCTGCCGGCGGCCCTCATCGCCGAACTGGGCCGCCACGCCGTCCAGTTGCTCGACACCGACACCCCGCCCTCGGGCTCCGGGGCGCCGGACGTTCCCGGCGGCGAGGACGCCACCGAAGCGCGTACGCCCGCCGCGCCCGCTCAACAGGCCGCCCCCGCACACCAGTCGGGCGCCGCGGCACCGGAGGCCGGGCCGTCCGTAGCAGGTGCCGCTCCCGCTCCCGTGCGCCGCCCGCGCAGGCGGCTGGCCATCGGCGCGCTCGCCGCAGTCGTCGTGGCGGGCGTCGCCTTCGTGGCGTCCGGCGCCGAACTTCCGCTGCTGGACTCGGAGAAGAGCGGCAACAAGACCGAGTCCTCCGACATCCCCGAGAGCTACGTGGGCACTTGGAGCGGCAGGGTCGAACGGGACGGCGAACCCACGGGCCAGTACCGCCGGTTCGTCGTCTCACACGGCAAGGTCGGCGAGGTCGTGGCCAACAGCATCAGCCTCGGCGAGAACTACGAGTGCAAGAGCGACGGCAAGCTCGTAGCGGCGGGCGACTCGCTGGAACTGGACACCAAGGTCGTCAAGAGCGTGCCCGAGGATAAGTGTTCGGCGCTGGGCTCCCACAAGCTCACCGCGGGGCCCGGCGGTTCGACGCTGGAGTGGGAGGCCGCGGGCCGTACCGCCACGCTCCACCGGGTCGCCGAACCGGAGAGGCTGCCGAAGGAGTATCTCGGCGAGTGGCAGCGGCCGTTGCCCGCGGGCGGCACCCAGCGGCTGACCGTGGAGCAGGTACGGACGGGCTCGATGTCCGTCGGCATGGTCTCGGAGGCCACCGACGAGCACTGCGAGGCGAAGGCCGATCTGTTCTCCGTCGGCGGGGGCGGTGAGGCCGTACGCATCGGACCGCCCACCGTCGACAAGACCGCCTCGACCGGTACGTGCGCCACCGGCGACTCATCCTCCCTGAGCGTGGAGGACGGCCGCCTGGTGCGCACGTTTCCGAACGGCGGGAAATTCTCGTACACGCGCCTGAACTGA
- a CDS encoding alpha/beta hydrolase family protein → MGDAAAGAGEEEALLGLEPVPPERTVAYGRHPSQVVDFYGTDGFGPRVTVLHGGYWREAYDRTHLSAFAAALAARGMAVELVEYRRVGGGGGWPETPRDIGAALDHLGTPNVLLGHSAGGHLALWAASQRERAADRVVAVAPVADLARAHQLQLSNGAVSEFLGGDDAVPKLLPDADPMRLPPRVPVEILHGTADVDVPLELSRRYANDWGARLHVLTGAGHFAPFTPGTPAFGVLADALS, encoded by the coding sequence GTGGGTGACGCAGCAGCGGGAGCCGGAGAAGAGGAAGCACTGCTGGGTCTGGAGCCGGTCCCGCCGGAACGCACTGTCGCCTACGGCCGACACCCCTCCCAGGTCGTCGACTTCTACGGCACGGACGGCTTCGGGCCGCGCGTCACGGTGCTGCACGGCGGCTACTGGCGCGAGGCGTACGACCGCACGCACCTCTCGGCGTTCGCCGCCGCGCTGGCGGCGCGGGGCATGGCCGTGGAGCTCGTCGAATACCGTCGCGTGGGCGGTGGCGGCGGGTGGCCGGAGACGCCCCGCGACATCGGCGCCGCGCTCGATCACCTGGGAACGCCGAACGTCCTGCTCGGGCACTCCGCGGGCGGGCACCTCGCGCTGTGGGCGGCCTCGCAGAGGGAGCGCGCGGCTGATCGCGTCGTGGCGGTCGCCCCGGTCGCCGACCTGGCGAGGGCGCACCAACTGCAGCTCAGCAACGGCGCCGTGAGCGAATTCCTGGGCGGTGACGACGCGGTGCCGAAGCTGCTGCCCGACGCGGATCCCATGCGGCTGCCGCCCCGTGTGCCGGTGGAGATCCTGCACGGCACGGCCGACGTGGACGTACCGCTGGAGCTGTCACGGCGTTACGCGAACGACTGGGGCGCGCGGCTGCACGTGCTGACCGGCGCGGGTCACTTTGCGCCGTTCACGCCGGGCACGCCCGCGTTCGGCGTGCTCGCCGACGCGCTGTCGTGA
- a CDS encoding GbsR/MarR family transcriptional regulator: protein MTPTKRPEPEPPREAPPEPSVEDGFEPEGYDTAASTFVERFAADMTEAGMQRMASRVFACLLASRDGSLSSAQLAERLRISPAAVSGAVRYLSQVHMVSREREPGSRRELYRVHENVWYEALLDRDQLLTRWTTTLRAGEKALGPDTPAGRRVRDTYDFLEFMQGELEGMLDRWYAHRTKRDEGTGGADDAGGTGGADDRQGPARSGGER from the coding sequence GTGACGCCCACGAAGAGACCAGAGCCCGAGCCGCCGCGCGAGGCCCCGCCCGAGCCCTCCGTCGAGGACGGCTTCGAGCCCGAGGGCTACGACACGGCCGCGTCCACATTCGTCGAGCGCTTCGCCGCCGACATGACCGAGGCAGGCATGCAGCGCATGGCCTCCCGCGTCTTCGCCTGCCTGCTCGCCTCCCGCGACGGCTCGCTCAGCTCGGCGCAGCTCGCCGAACGCCTCCGCATCTCCCCGGCGGCGGTCTCCGGCGCCGTCCGCTATCTCTCCCAGGTCCACATGGTCAGCCGCGAACGCGAGCCGGGCTCGCGCCGCGAGCTGTACCGCGTACACGAGAACGTCTGGTACGAGGCGCTGCTCGACCGCGACCAGCTGCTGACCCGCTGGACCACCACGCTGCGGGCGGGCGAGAAGGCCCTGGGGCCGGACACCCCGGCGGGCCGCAGGGTGCGCGACACCTACGACTTCCTGGAGTTCATGCAGGGGGAGTTGGAGGGAATGCTCGACCGCTGGTACGCACACCGCACCAAGAGGGACGAAGGCACGGGCGGTGCGGACGACGCGGGCGGCACGGGCGGTGCGGACGACCGGCAGGGCCCCGCGCGGTCGGGCGGCGAGCGCTGA
- the kynU gene encoding kynureninase has translation MSDAWEPQDGPSAAELDAADELAHRRKDFVLDGPDVPADDGDGDGSGGVEGVVYLDGNSLGALPRSVPARLAEVVEREWGRLRIRSWSESGWWSAPERIGDRIAPLVGAAEGQIVVGDSTSVNVFKAVVGAVRLAREEHGEERDEILVDAATFPTDGYVARSAARLTGATVRAVPVSEMAASAGPSTAAVLVNHVDYRTGELHDLAAVTAAVHRAGGRAVWDVCHSAGALPVELDASAADFAVGCTYKYLNGGPGSPAFLYVRREAQGRFDSPLPGWTSHADPFAMADDYVPRDGAARGRVGTPDILSMLALEEALKVWEGVDLAAVRAKSLALTDFFLARVRTHVPPGMLTSLTPEEHRRRGSQVSLLCQGELEGKAESVMSALHARGVVGDFRRPGVLRFGFTPLYTSFADADRAARALADVVLASRREA, from the coding sequence ATGTCTGACGCGTGGGAGCCGCAGGACGGCCCGAGCGCCGCCGAGTTGGACGCGGCCGACGAACTCGCCCACCGACGCAAGGACTTCGTGCTCGACGGGCCGGACGTACCGGCCGACGACGGTGACGGCGACGGGAGCGGCGGCGTCGAGGGCGTCGTATATCTCGACGGCAACTCCCTCGGCGCGCTGCCCCGTTCGGTGCCCGCCCGCCTCGCCGAGGTCGTGGAGCGCGAGTGGGGGCGGCTGCGTATCCGCTCCTGGAGCGAGTCGGGCTGGTGGAGCGCGCCCGAGCGGATCGGCGACCGCATCGCACCTCTCGTGGGAGCGGCCGAAGGGCAGATCGTCGTCGGGGACTCCACCAGCGTCAACGTCTTCAAGGCCGTGGTGGGCGCGGTGCGCCTCGCCCGCGAGGAGCACGGCGAGGAGCGCGACGAGATCCTCGTGGACGCCGCCACCTTCCCCACCGACGGCTATGTCGCCCGATCCGCCGCCCGGTTGACCGGCGCCACGGTACGGGCCGTGCCCGTCTCGGAGATGGCGGCCTCGGCGGGCCCTTCGACCGCCGCCGTGCTCGTCAACCACGTCGACTACCGCACCGGCGAGCTGCACGACCTGGCGGCGGTCACGGCAGCCGTGCACCGTGCGGGAGGCCGCGCCGTATGGGACGTCTGCCACAGCGCGGGTGCGCTGCCCGTCGAACTCGACGCGTCCGCCGCGGACTTCGCCGTCGGCTGTACGTACAAGTACCTCAACGGCGGCCCCGGCTCGCCCGCGTTCCTCTACGTACGGCGAGAGGCGCAGGGCCGGTTCGACAGCCCGCTGCCCGGCTGGACCTCGCACGCGGACCCGTTCGCCATGGCGGACGACTACGTGCCGCGCGACGGTGCGGCACGGGGCCGGGTCGGCACGCCGGACATCCTGTCGATGCTCGCGCTGGAGGAGGCCCTGAAGGTCTGGGAGGGCGTCGACTTGGCGGCGGTTCGCGCCAAGAGCCTCGCCCTGACGGACTTCTTCCTCGCACGTGTGCGTACGCACGTCCCGCCGGGCATGCTCACCTCGCTCACCCCGGAGGAACACCGACGGCGAGGCAGCCAGGTCTCGTTGCTGTGCCAGGGCGAGCTGGAAGGGAAGGCGGAGAGCGTGATGTCGGCGCTGCACGCACGCGGCGTCGTCGGCGACTTCCGCAGACCCGGCGTGCTGCGCTTCGGGTTCACGCCGCTCTACACGTCGTTCGCCGACGCCGATCGCGCGGCGCGTGCTCTCGCGGACGTGGTGCTCGCAAGCCGGCGCGAAGCATGA